A region of the Heteronotia binoei isolate CCM8104 ecotype False Entrance Well chromosome 9, APGP_CSIRO_Hbin_v1, whole genome shotgun sequence genome:
tggaaaagagccctctgaaagagatctatttatgatgtcccgtataggacatcttagctcctcctggcaagccttaattagccaggaggggcatgggtccagtattttgatacttattattcacaagttaaaattgcattttacacagagttttttctttttgttctaggcattgggagcagttcccccttaagtggagggggggaagggttgccagcccGGCAACCGTCACTGTCttcaagcaaaagcctggtggaacagctctgctttacgggccctgcggaattgtaaaagatcccgcagggccctgatgtcttctggcagaaagttccaccaggtcggggccaggactgaaaaagtcctggccctcgttgaggacagccggacctctttaggaccggggatcaccagcagattttgaccagTAGAGCATAGTGCTCTTCCGGAGACATAGTGAAggaggcagtcccgtagatacgttggtccctgactgctcaaggccttaaagatcataaccaaaaccttgaatctaactcgGTTAGATTGGGCAatgaatgtaagaagagcctgtctagtccagcatcctgcctgaCACAGTagccaacaacaggccatagaggccaaggccttgccttgatgttgcctcccggcTCTGGGTTTCAGAGGAGTAATGCCTCTAAATGTACAGGTTCCCCACATGCATGCACAGGAACTGAGGAAAACCCTCAAATCATGTGTGATTGAGTTGCAGCTCATCCAGGGTGGGGACCCCAGACCCAACCTCTGTATTCCATAATTGACACTGTGATCAGAACTACAAAAACATCTGCAGCTTCCACTGTATTTATTAGGAAAGCCATTTGGGGAGAGGCTGTGTCTCACTGAAAGAGCCTCCGCTTTGCATGCCaaaggtcccagcttcagtctctgacatctccagttaaaaggaacaggcagtaggtgatgcgaaagaccactgcctgagaccctagagagacAATGCTAGTATGAGTAAgcagtattgaccttgatggactaatagtctgattcagtataaggctgctccATGTGTTCATTACTGGTGTTAATATAATAATTATTCAGTTTTGGTGAGTGTTTTTCCCTCCTGTGGTCATATGAAGAGGTCACAGAGTTCTCTTTTCTTTTGCAGCTTTCCAATGATGAAGAAATACATAATGTTGGGACATCCCTGACCTTCGGGTTTGGTACTTTGGCCTGCTGGATTCAGTCTGCATTGACACTCAAAATAAACTTgaagaatgaaggaaggaaagctggaaTCCCACGAGTCATCTTGTCTGCAGCAATAACCCTCTGTGTAGTTCTTTGTATCCTTTTGAAGTCTATACGTTTCGCTTCCCAGACTTGGAACCGTGTCAAGGGTGGACTTTTAAAAGGTACACCAGGTGATAATTGGATATTCCAGCTAGATTCAAgctcagtggcaccttagagaccaacaagactttcagggtgtaagcttttgagagtcaaagctcccttcatcagaacaggaattcaaacctgggtttcccagaccctagtccgacactaaccactacaccatactgttATCCCATCGCACTGATATTCTGTCATGGAGCTCAGGGCAGAATTGCGTTCTCCCCTCCACTCTTTTATTCGTACAACAACATTGTGAGGTAGCTTCTGCTGACAGTGTGCCTGGCCCAAATTTGAGCTTCACAGATGAGTGTCAGGCTGAAatggatgcaagccatttcaatGATCCCacttgctcccccctccctgcttcccAACTTGAGCCACGTGGAAGGTCACAAGAGGGTCATTGATAAGGATGGGcacgaccctgcttaacttctgagatctgatgagattgggctagcttgggccatcaaagtcaggGCAGGCCTTGTGTATAATGTAACTTTTAAAGACAAGGGCACCCAGAATAAAGCGTCTGGTGAAGATCTGATGATGAGTGGATATCTTCTGGTCTCTGGCCCCAAGCACtatagcaggagtgtcaaactcattgatTATGAGGCTACATCTgatataagtgagaccttgttgggccaggccttacgtgtcataaaatgtaatgccgggtagtgGAGATaaaaaactttataaaagacacagattttgtatctctcccttgtgatcaagggaactgggcaaaggaagctctggctctttccctccctccctaggggataaggaggggatggagcctcagccaatagaaggaaaagaggcttggctcagtagctctcctgtgtgactgagagagcctagcaaagtaagctgtgacacaaaaggaagcagaagggaagcagacttgctcatgggcctgataagaaccttccgggggcctgatctggcccctgggctacacgtttgacacccttgctctttCAGTTCTTtaaaaggggggtgggaattGGATTGTACAACATGTACTTCGGAGGTTGAGTACAAAACTGGGTGGATGGAtggacttcatttataccttgcctttctccccaatggtgaCCTagaacagcttacatcattttcctattttatcttcacaacaaccttatgaggtagattagactgagaaaaagtgactggcccaaggtcacacagcaagcttccatgacagagtggggattcagatctgggtctctcagatctttGACACTCTAACCCATGggttttgaactcatttgttatgagggccagatctgacataaattagaccttgttgggacgGATTGGGCTgtgtcaggccaagccatgtgtatacctatttaagattaggtagcagaaatataaactttttaaaggacacaaacatgattaaagattttttttaagccttaaaataaaacatgcttaaaatgttagcacttgttggtcttaaaggtgttttctttgtatctctcccatgggatccaggaaactgggcaaaggaagttctggctctttccctccctccccagatgaCCAGGagtgagaggagcctcaaccaatggagaaaattgaggttttgctctgtagctcctgtgctatcttgagcaagccttgcaaagcaagttgagatgcagaagaaagcaagagagagggagaaggaagcagacaagagccagttgctcgggggcctgataggacccctccggggcctgattcggcccctgggttgcatgtttgacaccccagcaaCCACTGCCctacactggctctcatgatTTTTATGGTGTAGTTTTTATAAGCATGCCTTCAACTTTTGCACACAGGACTGGTTTTCTCTTGGGATACCTTAGCCTCCTTGTTTTGTGTATACAACATGGGGAAATTTGCCCAGCTATCTTTCTTGTACCTTTCCCACCCTCCAGCTGATTTGCTTCTTCCCAGATGCGTAATTGGCAGAGGCAAGGTTCTAATAAAACAACCATGGCAAGTTTAGTCTGGTGAACAGCATCATTTCAAACATTCTTATGCAAGCACAGCCAGAATCTGATGAGGAAGTAACTTCTGCTCCCATCAAGCCCCCCTAAAAAGAGTGCAGGCTATGGTTGGAGGGCACATGAAACAGCAGCATTGCTGAGGTATGATTCTGATCAGTGCTTTCATGGAACTCCTCTGTATAGGCCCCCTGAGTTCACAAAAGCTgctttgtactgaatcagaccgctgCAACCTTGCTGAAGTCTGAGCCTGGTCAGTGTCTGCATGGGAGACCTCCTAGGAATCCTCCAAACAAGGCAGagttgttttgccaggcttttggttgaggacagccggttTTATCACGGctggtactcccccccccccttttcttccatcttttctttttctcttggccTCATCCCTACCCTGCCTGCAAGGTGGCGACACGGTCTAGGACTGGCTTAAAATTTGATTTATGGATGCCATCTGGGAACTGTTTTTATTAATATTGTATTGAATGATTTATAACTGTGACTTAATAatgtttgtattgtattttatttactgTTATATGTTGCCCAGAGCTCTGTGAACTCAGGGATTGGGTGATCCATAaatttaatttataaataaatagggaaggaaggaagataggggagagagagaagatagagaaagaaagaggagagagagagagagcagatagatgatggaaggaaggaaggaaggatagattagatagatagatggcacTCTGAACTCACAAAGCTGCCTTAATCAAATCACTGCAATCTTGCTGCGCTCTGAATTTGTTCAGCACCTGGGAATCCTCTGTATGGCAACCTGAGctcatgaagttgccttctattgAGTCAGACTGTTGCTCTGAGTAAATAGCAGCAATTATATGTGAAATTTCATTTAGTTAATAAATAGTTAATAATACTCAAGACCAATCTGAGTAAATAATAGTGACTTTCCCGGACCAGAGGTCCGATTTGGCAGCCCTGAACAGATGATCCatctgctcatggggagggggcacaaatGCACTGGCTCCACCCTGCCTCCACACATTCGTCAAGTCATTGGCACAGTGGAAGCAGGTTTTCATGTGTATTCTCAGATGACAAGGCAGTTGTGCAGAGATTGGGACCAGTGCCCTGCCCTTTGTCCCAGAGAATAGCTTAACACCCAGGCAAGTTATCTGTACAGGACtagttctatttatttattgtatggcagagttacacacaggaagtataataatataaaatatgtaaccagggcttgtataaagcagcttcaagtATGTGTTCACATGTTGGTAGGTAACTACATCTGGATATGAGGGTTGTAATGTGTAAAATTTGGGAAGTAGGGACTAGGAAACAATATAATGTGTATTTCTAAAGGCAGAGGCTGCAGCACCTGTTGGGTGATGGAacgtgctgtcaaatcacagcttatggtgaccccataggattttcaaggcaacaggtggtttgccatttcttgccTTTACATAGCAatcctgggtcatccaggtcagggctgcacctgtttgggaggggcaacaatgagagggcttctagtgtcctggtcccactggtggacctcctgatggcacctgggttttttggccactgtgtgacagagtgtcagactggatgggccattggcctgatccaacatggcttctcttatgttcttagaaagtCCTATTCCAGCCCCTGTCTCCCCCAGATGGCAGAACTGGGGGAAATCCTCCACCAAAAACCTTTTGAAAGAGCCTTTGATGGAGGAAACACGATTTTAAGTAGTCAAGGTCTTCAGTCATCTGTCTGTTCCCACAAGCAGTAAAACTAGAATGAATGATGCAAAGTAGCACAAACTGCTGAACAAAtgatgtagaacaggggtggccaacggtagctctccagatgttttttgcctacaactcccatcagccccagccagcatggccagtggctggggctgatgggagttgtaggcaaaaaacatctggagagctaccgttggccaccccaatgCAGAATAAGAGGATGTCTCCAACTCTGCTGGCTTGCGTAATAATGGACAAATCACAGGGTTCAGCTCCATTTAGTGCAAAAAAATTTTTTGTATATTTATTAAGAGCATTTTATATTCTGCTCTTCCATCCTAAACCAGATCCCCAGGGTCGGTTaccataattttaaaaacaacattaaaaaaacccagacatTTAAAAATGACAAGCCATCTGTGGGCAGCCTCCAACAGTCCTATGCACAGTGGGACCTAGAACCATTGTGCCACTTGTGTGCTCATACTTCCTTGTGTATCTTCCTTGATCCCACCTCTTCAGATTTCATCCTGATGGGACAGAAGTTCCACATGCACGCATCACGGATACAGTGGGGCATGGTAATGTGCTTCCTCTGCTACTTCGGCACCTTCGCGGTGGAGTTCAGGCACTACCGGTTTGAGATCATTTGCTCCGAGTACCAGGAGAACTTCCTCAGCTTTTCTGAAAGCTTGTCTGAAGCATCTGAGTATCAAACGGATCAGGTGTGACCCAGCCTCTCTCCCTTTTCCCCACGGTGCTGGGCGCGTGCAGTCACATGACTCTCTACTCACGGCTCCATTTCTCACTTCAATTTTGTTAAAACACCTTGTTTTCCATGCCTGTAGGCACTGGCACGTTGCCAAAAAGTCCATTGTTGGGGCAGGACTAGACCTAAGAGATGCAGAGTGGCTGCCACTCTGtgctcttcccccctcctgcagCATAGCAAGATAGGAAAGAGACACAGAACATTTCACCCAGAGTGTGATTAATTATCAGAGGTTTTGGAGTTGGGGTAGGGAACAGATCAAGAAATCTTATAAATTTTTCAatgaatttgagtccagtagcactttggaGACCAATAAGATAAAGGTGTGGGTGTGTGttaagctttcaggagtcaaaactcccttcatgaGAGCTTTGAGTCTTGAAAGCCTATTCCTCCAAAATCTTGTGAGTGTCTAAGATACTCCTGGACTTGTGtcttactgcagaccaacatggcagcCCTCTGATACTACCATCTTTGGTGAACCTGTAACATTTAGAATATAGGCAAGCTACAAGAGGTCCCACaggctgctgctactgctgcttttGAGGCTGTCTTCGCATCAATTTCCTCTGCTCCTCACATGCAGTTTAAGACACAAGAAGTGCACCAAGCAAAGACAGGCACGTGAGCCACCAATTCTTCCTGTATGCAAATAGAAGGGATTTGACCACACAGATTGCATATTCTGGGCCAGTTCATGTAGCCTtggatttccaggttctcctccCGAGCTTTCTTCTCCACTGCTGAACTGGGATCGGTTGCATCTGTGGTTCCTGGTTGCTTGTGTTTCTTGGTCCTTttgtctcctctcctctctctggCCTGCTACAGTAAGCAGGGAGTGGTGGTATAGACAAAAGGCTGCAGCTGCTTGGTTTCCTGTTTCAGCAGCAGATTGAAAGGTAATCCCCAGGTTGCAGTCTGGCAATATGGTTGAGGATCCTGCTTCTCCCTTTCCATATACATTTTTGTATGTCAAACAGGTGTTAAAAACTGAGAAGTCCTGGGGAaaagattggcaaccccaggcattatgaagcagtagaacaagggTGAGATGGCACCTCCCTCCACCTGATGAGGacaatagaaaagagtaagagtccagtcgcatcttaacaaaatttgtggcaggatatgagctttcacgagtctctgctcacttcttcagatacttcatGAAAACTCGTACTCTGCTAcagattttgctagtctttaaggtgctactgggttcttgctcttttctactgctacagacagtctAACACTTCTACCCATTCTAATCAGGACAGGACTAGAGTTGCCACCTTTATTTCCCTGTCAGGGCTTCTAGGCCTTCGAGGGTTGCTACCATGGAGCAATGTGGCAGGTGAAACCTTTTCCTGGATGACCAGGAAAGCGGTTAACAATGttactcccccccttcctccaaatTAGGCAGCTTTTAAAAGTCACAGTGGATCTGCAGAAAGGGGATGGGATTAAGGATCCTGTTCAATAACAGCCAGACAGGTCAATTTCAGAGGCAGAACCGCTTTAGCAGTTCTGAGCCCCACAATCTAGTTGTGGGAGGGGCCTTTCTGTTTTATACCAAGGGGAAGTGAAAACCACCTCCAGGATCGGCTTTTGAAACCTACTTTTCCAAAGCATCCTCCCCTAGTGCTTGCCTGAACAGTCCTCTCAGAGTTTCAGTAACCTAAAAGCTTCACGACAGGCAGACAGCAACAGGTTTCTCTCGTACCCTGTTGTCACATGGTACCTGTTGAATTCCTCtctcttaaaggcacagagcTTTCATCTCTAAATATTGAACAGTGTAAGGCATATGGACCATCTCTGTCCTGGAAGGgatcatctctccctcccctcccaaaatctGAACAGGAATTCCGTGACTTGGGAACAAACATCACTGTTGTAAAAAGTCAACATTTCTTTAACATTAGTGACGACCAAGACAGCATTTGTACATTGCAACGTACATtgtaaaatatacaatatacatGGTAAAGGCAGCTGTAGGCTAAGGGCTACCAGCATTATAACTCGCCCTTGATCTGCAGGCATTGGTGAACAATAAGCATAATGAcctctgttctggaaaaagctTCTACTAATGTCTTCAGATCCAACAGCTGTTAAATGTCTACTTCATGGTTGGGTTCCCAAATGacttggggggagaggggaggctttAGCTATAACTTGATGTTGAGAAATCAGCTGAGAACTCTTTTCACAGCATGGGAGATCAAGCTGCAATTAGCTGTAGCTATAGTTGCCCATTGAGAAGTTGGCAACCATCACTTGGGGGCTGGGGGAAAGGTTGGCTTCCCTCCTTGCAGTGACATATTTGGAACTAGATGGTATAGAAACCTTGGCTTTTTCCTTGACACCATCTAAGAGAACAAGGTAGATAGCTACAGGTGAAGATGAGTCAGTGCTggattgtttttttttctcctgttgcTAATAGATGTGATGGGGGTGAGTTAGATAACAAGTTCAGGTTTAACAGTGCAAACAATTGACTTGTCAAAATGC
Encoded here:
- the TMEM150C gene encoding transmembrane protein 150C isoform X2, coding for MLQGMDGKKCSVWMFLPLVLTLFTSAGLWIVYFIAVEDNKILPLNVKERKPGPLKPPYISVAGDAPPASCVFSQVMNMAAFLALVVAVLRFIQLKPKVLNPWLNVSGLVALCLASFGMTLLGNFQLSNDEEIHNVGTSLTFGFGTLACWIQSALTLKINLKNEGRKAGIPRVILSAAITLCVVLYFILMGQKFHMHASRIQWGMVMCFLCYFGTFAVEFRHYRFEIICSEYQENFLSFSESLSEASEYQTDQV